Genomic DNA from Roseofilum casamattae BLCC-M143:
ATCGGGATCTGAGAAACCGGGTTTCTTGACTAATGCAACGTTTAGCTTGAGATCGAGTAAGAAACCCGGTTTCTGCTCTACACCAACCAAACTCATGCCATCTTCGCCAAGTTTTGTAACAATAGGAGCAGTTGTTCATCTCAAACGCAAATATTATGGCCATCTTTGGATTTGGCAAAAAAAGTACCCTCCCCACCCCCGAAGAAGCCTTACGCGGACGGGAAATCTCAATGCCCGTCCCCCCTCAGCACTTTGTCAACGGCAATCCTCTCAAACCGCCCTATCCCGACGGTCTCGAAACTGCCATGTTTGGCTTAGGCTGCTTTTGGGGAGCCGAGCGCCGGTTCTGGCAGCAAGAGGGTGTCTTCAGTACGGCAGTTGGTTATGCCGCTGGCTATACCCCCAACCCCAACTATCATGAAGTTTGCACGGGACGAACCGGCCATAACGAAGTAGTGCAAGTGATTTTCGATCCCAAAGCAATTAGTTACGAAACCCTCCTCAAAGTGTTCTGGGAAAGCCACAACCCAACCCAAGGAATGCGCCAGGGTAACGATACCGGAACTCAATATCGTTCCGGGATTTATACGTATTCCCAGCAACAGAAAGAGCAGGCCGAAAAATCCCGCGAACTCTATCAGACGGCACTGAAGCAAGGTGGATATGGCGCCATTACCACCGAGATTATTGATGCTCCTGAGTTTTATTATGCTGAGGACTATCACCAGCAATACCTGGCGAAAAACCCGAATGGCTATTGCGGTCTTGGCGGTACTAATGTTGAGTGTCCGGGAATGACTGCCGTGTCTTAACCTTTGTCAGTCACCAGTATACTATCGCAATGCGCCATAACTGTTGCTCGGTTGCGGTAGTATATCGCCTATACTAACAGTATATAGTCGCTTCTTCACAAGAACTCGAACTGCGAGCCATGACAGAGGAAACGCCAGAAGCTCTGAAACCAGAAGAACAACAGGAAGAAGGCAAAACTGACTCCAAGCCTTCAATGCCTGATGGCGCGATCGATATTGCACGGATTCGAGAGGTGTTGTCAACATGGCCTGTACGATGGATGCCGTTGGTAGGAAGTAGCAGTGCGCTCGTTATCTTCCTCCGGCAACAAGATTGGTTGATGGCGTTGCTCTTATTTCCCGTAAATATCATTACAGTAATTTGGAGTGCTTATTCTAAAAGCTTTTTAAGAACTCTAGCTAAGATTTACGAGGAAAGAGGAGAGGAAGATGCGAAAGGGTTAGTTGCTTGGATGGATCGGGCGATCAAACCTCAGTTGGCAAGGGTTGACAATCGATACTTAATACTGCAAGGCAATACCTGCCGATCCTTTAAGACGGAAGGGTTGAAGCCGGGATTGAGTATCTTTACTCCTTTGCTCAATGAAGTCTTTGTTCCCTTGGGTTTAAGTAATTCGTTTATTCGGAATTTTGCCGGAGAATCTTTACCTCTGGCTCCGGGAATGAAGTGGAATCAGGGGACACTCGAATCATTAGAAGAAAAAAGTTTACATATTTGGGATATTTTAACGCAAGCTAAGGACATTGAAGCCTATCGCCAGTTAGCGA
This window encodes:
- the msrA gene encoding peptide-methionine (S)-S-oxide reductase MsrA gives rise to the protein MAIFGFGKKSTLPTPEEALRGREISMPVPPQHFVNGNPLKPPYPDGLETAMFGLGCFWGAERRFWQQEGVFSTAVGYAAGYTPNPNYHEVCTGRTGHNEVVQVIFDPKAISYETLLKVFWESHNPTQGMRQGNDTGTQYRSGIYTYSQQQKEQAEKSRELYQTALKQGGYGAITTEIIDAPEFYYAEDYHQQYLAKNPNGYCGLGGTNVECPGMTAVS